In Deltaproteobacteria bacterium, the sequence GCGCAGCGACAGGGCGCCCGCGCGAAGCCGTAGCGCCGCGCCCACGCGCACCGTCATACCGGGCGGTGGGTCCTTGGGGATCACCAACGCCAACGCCGATGCCTTCGACGTCACGCACGCGGCCCCGCACCTCAGCCCTGCGGGCCGGTGGCCACGCAGGTCGATGTGCCGGCGCCGACGATCGGAGTCGGGGTCGCGTCGACGATGACATCGAGCGAGAGGTCGCCGTCGTAGTCGTAGCGGCTGACCTTCGAGACGCCCGGCGTCGTGTCGGAGCCCGTGAAGAAGTAGAAGTCGCCGCCCCAGAAGGCGACCGCCCACGCGTTGGTCAGCTCGAGGCCGTCGAGCGCGACGGTCTCGATCGGTGCGCCGGTGGCCTTGTCGTACTCGACCAGCTTGGCCGGCGCGGCGCCGCCGAACGCGAACAGGCGCCCATCGCCGGTGCCGGTGAGCTCGGCGCGGCCGTAGTCGGTCGCGGCGAGCTCGACCAGGCGCATGGTGTCGAAGTCCATGCGCGCGAGGTCACCGATCGCGTCGCCCTCTTCGTCCTCGGTGCGGTAGCTGTGCAGGAACAGGTCCTCGCAGGGCTCGCCTTCGACCGCTTCATCGCGGGTCACGAACGCGGTGCCGTAGTTGCCGAGCCCCAGCTCGCCGGGGGTGGTGCCGTTGATGTCCCAGCCGAACAGACCGAAGCCGTCGGCGTACTCGCACTCGCCGCCTTGGTTGATGTCGAGCGAGCACAGCGCCATCGTGCCAGGCAAGACGCCCGGCGCGAGGTTGCGCTGCACCCACGCGCGACCCGAGCGCGACACCGCGATCGAGTAGGGCATCACGACCGGGTCGCCGGTCTCGTCCATGATCGTGGGCACCAGGGTCTCGAACGCGAGGCTCTCGGGATCGAACGACAGCAGGTCCCCGCCCGCCGACAACAGTAGGATGAGGTCCGTATGCGGCGCGCACTCGCAGGTGCCGGGCGGCAGCATCGGCAGGTCGAACGCACCGACGTCGAAGTTCGGCGCCGCGGTGGTCTCGACGCCCTCGTCGTCGCTGGTGGTGCTGCCAGTGCTCGTCGAACCGCCGCTGCTGCTGCTGGTGCTGGCGACGGCGGTGGTGCTGCCGTCGGCGAAGGTGTCGCCGCTGAGCGAAGCGAAGCCGTCGTCACCGACCACACCGGCGGTCGGTGAGCACGCGACGGCGAAGAGCACGAGAAGGGTGGCAGCGCGCGACATCGAAACGGTGGCGTCAGTGGGGAGCATCGCCGGTGTCGAGTGCATCGGCGTTCGAATCCTTCGCGCCACAGCTCGTGCGCAGACGCTCGACGTAGGGCGAGCGCGGGTGCGAAGAAAGGTAGCGATCGAGCGCCGCGCGACCACGGATCGGATCCTCGGCGCACACCACCAGGATGCGGGTCGCCTCGCGCTCGCCCGCGAGCTTGCCGTCGGCGAAGCGCTGCTCGTGCTCGTCGAGCGCTGCGCGTGCACCCGCGGCATCGTCCCGCGCGATCGCTTGCTGGGCGCGGCGCAGCAGCGCGAGCTCTTCCTTGAGGGTCGCGCCGTCGACGGGCGCGGCGGCGGCGGGCTCGAGGGTCGCGCGGCGCGGCGCGGCGCGGCGCGGGCTCGCCTCGGGACTCGGGTCCACGGCGGGAGCGGGCGTCGCACTCGATGGTGCCGGCGACGCTGCCGCCGCTGCCTGCGTTGGCACCTCGGCGTTCGTCCGTGCCGCGAGCGGTGGCGCCGCGATCGTGCGCGCGGGCTCCTCGGGAGCCTCGACGTTCTCGACGCGGCTGGGCGCGGCCGTCGAGGTCACCTCGTCGCCGCGTGCCGCCACGCCCGCCCACGTGCCCGCGATGGCGAGGCCACCAACGATCACCCACCCTCGCAGACGTGCGAGGCGCGAAGCGCTGCCGGGCCCGGTATCGAGCGGCGCGGGCTCGGCGAGCCGCGCCTGGATCCCCGCGAGCATCGCATCCGCGGCCCCCACGGGCGGCGAGTGCTCGCCGCGAAAGTCCGCGAGCATCTGCTTTGCCTTCGAACCGAGCTCGCCATCGACGCTCATGGTGCCCCCGCGTCGAGTGACTCGACGAAACGATCGAAGCGCTGCCGCGCGGTGCGGAGGCGCGAGTACACGGTGTTGAGCGCGGCGCCGGTGGCCTCGGCCACCTCGGGCGCCGAGAGTCCCTCGACGTCGACGAGCACGAGCGTGGTTGCGAAGGGCTCACCGAGCTCGGCGAGGAACGTCTCGACGCTCGCCGCGGCCTGGCGCCGCTCGAGCTCGCGATCGGGTTGGGCCAGCGGACTCGGCTCGGCCTGTACCCACGCGTCCTCACGTGCACGACGACGCTCACTCGAGCGGCGCCAGTTCGCCGCGAGCCCGCGCGCGATGCCGAACAGCCACGCGCGTGGCTGCGCCAGCGAGGGGAGCTCGGGCAGCTTGCGTCCGGCGATCACGAAGACCTCCTGCGTGGCGTCATCGAGTGACGACGGCGGGATCCCGAGGTGTCGAACCATGCGCCACACGAACGGATGGTGGGTGCGAAACAGCTCGGTCAACGTCGGCACGCCGGCGACATCGGCGGTGACGGGCGAAGCGAGCGCAGTGGCGGCGTCGGGCACCGAGCTCGTCATGTGCGGCCTCGGCCGGATCCGTCGCGGGGCCGGAGCTTTTTTCGCGAAAGCCCACTGCGCGGGCTCGGAAGGCGCATCTGCAGCCCCATGGCGAGCTCGGCGGCGGCGGCGGGCGTGCGGTAGAGATCGGCGCCGACCGTCAGTCGGAAGCCGGGTCGCACCACGTTGGCGAGCAGGCCCGCGCGCGCCGTGACCGCGAGCGCGGGGTGCACCCACCACTCGAAGCCCAGGCCGATCACCGCGGCGACCCACGGCTCATGGCTCGTGCGCGCGTGCGCGACGTCGCGTGCACGGCCCCGCATCACGCCCGCGTCGGCGCCACCGCACGCGGCGAGTGCGATGCGCCGCCCCGGCGCGACGATGCAGCCGCGCGCACCGACGGCGCCGGTGGTGGCGTCGAGTCGCAGCCGTCGATCGCCGTCGCCGAGCGCAACGGTGCGAGGTAGATCGCTGCTGCCCTGCGCCCATGCGCGCCAGCGTCGAGCGCCGATCCCGACGCCGAGCGCGAGCACCGGTCCGAAGCTGGGCGCGACGCCCCAACGCACGCCGATCGTGAGCGGCACGATCGCGTGTCGTCGTGCGGGTGAGGGCGCGACCGCTGCGACCTCGGCGGGTGGCTTCGCGGGGACCGGAAGCGGCGGCGGCGAGACCACCGATGCCACGGGTGGTGCAGGGGGCGGCGGTGCCTCGACGACGTCGATCGCGTCGATCGCCAGCGCGAGCTTGAGCCCGACCACCTCGGCGAGCACCCCACAGTCGTCGTCCTCGACGGCGAAGTGCTCGGCGCCGCTGCCAGCCTCGAGCTCGAGCTCGAGTCGAAAGCCACCCGTGGCCTCGCTCGGCACGATGGTCGCGCGCGCGCGCAGCACGGCGTCGTCGGCCGCGAGCTCGCGCCCCAGGTACGCGCGGGCGTGGGCCTCGACGTCGGCGCGGGTCGGGCACGCTGCGGGCGCGGTCCACTCGAGCGGCAGCTCGGCCGCGACGACGAACAGGAGCGCACCGGCGATCACGGGGCGCGGATGATGCCGGATCCGCGGGCGCGAGTGTGCGCGCGCAAGGCCCGAGCCGCGCCGGCCATGGTCGGTCGCCGCGGCGACCTTCACCCCGCGTGCGTGAGCGAGCCGACGGGCCCCCCGGAGGCGGAGCGAGACGGACGCGGTCGAGCACGCACACCAAGCGGGCAATGAAGACGAACGCCCTCCTGGCCGCCTCGATCCTCGTCGCCTGCGAACCCGTCGGCGACGCCGCCGGTGATGCCGGCGAGCACGCGCAGCGCGACGTCCACCCCTTCTTCCTGCCCACCGGCGAGCCCGACAACACCAGCGCGCCGACCGTCGTGGTCGATCGCGACGGCGCGACCCATGCGGTCTATCCCGCGTACGCCGGCGGCGATGCCTACTACGCCTACTGCGGCGCGGGCTGTGCCGGCACCGACGACGTCGAGGTCGTGCGACTGCCCACCGACACCACGGTGGCGAACGCGATGATCGCCCTGCACGCCGACGGTCGACCCCAGGTGCTGCTGTCGACGTTCGCGAGTGTGATCCACGCCACCTGCACGGGCGACTGCACCGAGGCGAGCGCGTGGACCACGAGCGAGATCTTGAAGCACGACAACGAGCGCGAGGTCACCGGCGAAGCGTTCGCGCTCGATCCCGCCGGCCATCCGCGGTTCTTGATGCACACCTACGTGGCGTATCTCGGCATCGGCCAGGACACCCCCGCGACGTGGTACGTCGGCTGTGACGACGCTTGCACGGATCCGGCGAGCTGGAACGCGGTCCAGATCAGCGATCAGATCTGGCGCTCGTCGCAGCTCGAGATCGACGCCGACGGCCACGCCCGCGTCGCCACCGTGGCGATGGTCGCCGACCCCGCGGGGACCGTCGACATGGGCGCGTACGCCGAGTGCCTCGACGACTGTGACGACCCGGCGAGCTGGCACGCGCAGTCGATCTACCCCGCGTTCTCGAGCGAGACCGACGCGGTGTCGATCGCCCCGAGCATCGCGTTGGCGACCACCGAGTCGGGGGCGCCCCGCATCGTCCTGCTCGGCGAGGACGAGTCGGGCCACCGCAACCTCGTGTACACCAGCTGCGACGACGACTGCGCCACCGCGCAGTGGAACGGCACCATCCTGAGCGACGACGACGAGCTGGGCCCCGGTGTCGACCTCGCGCTCGATGCCGACGACCACCCGCGCTTCGTCTACACCTTGGACTACAACATCGCGATCGCGAGCTGCGACGACGAGCCGTGCAACGCCGCCGAGGCGGAGTGGACGAGCGATGCCGTCGAGTCGGGCAGCGAGATGAAGCCCGACGAGATCTTCCTGTGGGAGAACTGCAACGTCGGCGCATGGTTCCTGCACAGCCCGTCGCTGGCGCTGACGCCCGGCGGAGCGCCGCGTGTCGGCTACCAGGCCCGCGACATCAGCGGTGGTTGGAGCAACCCCGATCCCACCAAGCCCGCCTGCCAGGCGGGGACGGACATGACTTGGAGCCGCATGGCGACCATGCCGGCGATGAAGTGAACCCCTCGCGCGCCCACGAAAGAAAGACCACGACCATGCGTACCTCTACGATCCTGTGCCTGTTGTGCTCCCTCGCGTTGCCTGCCTGCAGTGACCCGCCCGACGAAGGCGGCGAGGCCGGCAGCACCTCCGACGACGACGACGGCTCGAGCTCCGACTCCGGCGACGTGCTGCAGTGCCCGGCGCAGACCGGCCCAGGCGTTCGACACGCCGAGAACATCGACGTCGACACCGTGTGGCGCGCCGAGGATGGCCCGCATTTCGTCGACGCGAGCCTCGCGATTCGATCGGGTGCGACCCTCGAGATCGAGCCGTGCGCGGTGGTGCGGCTCGCCGCCGACGTCGAGCTCGACGTGGCGTTCCCGGGTACGCCCAACAGCGGTCATCTCGTCGCCGAGGGCACCGTCGATCGACCGATTCGCTTCGAGCCCGCCGGTCCTGCGCCGTGGGGCCGCATCTTCATCGCGGCGCCCGGCGACGCACGCCTCGCGTACGTCACGTTGACCGGCGGCGGCGCGACCGATCCGTCTGGCGCAACCATCGCGGCGGCGGGCACCGGCACGCTGCCGCTCGCGCAGGGCCTGTTCGTCGACCACGTCACGATCGAGGACTCCGCCGGCGCTGGGGTCTCGCTGATGCGCAAGACCGCGTTCGCGCCGGGCTCGACCGCGCTGGTCGTGCGCGACTGTGGATCCGACGCGCACCCGTTCCCGCTCGAGCTCGACGAGCACGCGCTCGACTCGCTCCCCGAGGGTTCGTTCACCGGCAACGCCATCGACGAGATCTTCGTCGACCCCCTCGATCCCCTGCAGGTGTCTGGCACGATCCACGACCGCGGCGTGCCGTATCGCGTCGGCAACGCGAGCAACGATCGTCTGGTGGTCGGCGGGGGCGACCGCATCGCGCCGCCCGTGCTGCTGACGATCGAGCCAGGCGTCACGCTGCGGTTCTTCCCCGGCACGGAGTTCGCGGTCGAGTTCGCCACCGGCGACTTCGCGGCCACGGGCGCGCTGTCGGCCGTCGGCACCAGCGAGCGACCGATCGTGTTCACCTCCGCCGCCTTGGCCCCTGCACCCGGTGACTGGGTCGGTCTGTGGTTCGGGGGCGTGGTCGACCCGCGCACCGCGATCGCCCACGCGCGCATCGAGTACACCGGCGCCGACTGTGGCTGCATCCTGCTCAGCTGCAGCGACATCGATGCCTACGAGGGCGCCGTGATCATGACCCAGCCGCCGCCGAACGCGTTCGTGACCGACACCGTCATCGCCCACGCTGCGGGTCACGGGTTCGTGCTCGGCTACGAAGGCGCCGCGGTCGACTTTGGTGTCACCAACGACTTCGAGGACGTGGCCGGCTGCGCGATGACGCTGCCGCGACCGGGTTCGTGCCCGGATCCGCTGCCCGCGTGCGAGTGAGCGCACCCGCGCCGTGGGGCGTGGTCACGCCATGCGCGTGGCCACGCCCACGACGGACACCACGGCCGCAGGTTGCATGCCTGCGTGAAGCGTTCTCGCACCACGGCGCCCGTCGATGAGCTGGGGCCAGCGTCTTGCGGCCCGCGGCGCCGCGGAGTAGGTCGTGTGGATGCGTCTCGACCTGCTGCGAACATCCGTCGTTCCGCTCGTGCTGCTCGCGCCCGCGTGTGGTGACGGCGGTGGGGGATCGGGCTCCGCGAGTGATGACGCCACCGGCGGCGCCACCCATGCGGGCACGTCGGGCGAGGGGCCGACGACCGCGGGCAACACCGGCTCGACCGGCACCGCGTCGCTCGACAGCTCCGCCGACGGCGGGAGCAGCAACGACGCAGGGAGCTCCGGTGCGCTCGACACGACGGCGACGGCGACGGCGGGTAGCGACAGCGGCGGCAGCGACACCACCGGCGACACCACCGGTGGCATCGGCGGCGAGCCCAACGTGCTGTACGTCCACCCAGGCGGCAGCAACGGCGATCCCGGCACCATCGAGGCGCCGATGCGCACGATCCAGTGGGCGATCGCGCGGGCGGTCGAGCAGGGCGGCATCGACACCATTCGCGTGGCGCAGGGCGACTACGCCTATGACTACGGCAACGACGACCACGTCGTGGTCGCCGATGGCGTCTCGCTCGTCGGCGGCTACGCGAGCGACTGGAGCGCCCGAGATCCGTGGCAGTACGTCACCCGCCTGGTCGACGAGAGCCAGTTCATCGGATCGACCGAGGACGTGCCGCATCGCGCGATCGAGGTGCCGCAGGACGTCGCGGCCGACACCGTCATCGACGGCTTCGAGGTCGGCGTCGCCGTGGGCCAGTTCCGTGCCGGCATCCTCGTGTTCGGCGATGCCACGATCCGCAACTGCAGGCTCTTGCCGACCATCGCGTTCGAGTCCGTCAGCACCGTCGGGGTGCGGATCCTCGGTGGCGACCCGACGTTGGTGTCGAATCGCTTCGCCTTCGACGTCGAGGAGGCCCAGGGTGTCGCGGTCGGCATCGACGCCGAGGACAGCGATGGTGTCTTCGCCGGCAATGTGATCGACATGACCAGTGGCGGCAGCTTCCAATACGGCGTGCGGCTGTCGCTGGGCGCGCCGCAGATCGTCGCCAACAGCATCTGGCTCGAGTCATCGACCAACGAGGTCGGCGTCTGGTTGCAGTCGGCGACCCCGGTCATCGACAACAACCTCATCGAGGCCGAGGACTTCGACGGCGTGTGCGTGTGGTCGGTGGGTGGCGCGTCGGTGCCGACCGCGATGCGCAACAACCTGCTCGACTGCTACTACACGATGTTCGGCAGCGACCCCCTGCGCAACTGGCAGACGGTGATGGAGCTCGAGAATTCCCTCATCGGGGCCACCGACAACGTCAAGCTGCAGGCGCTGGTCACCGACCCGCAGCAGGACATGGCGCTGGCGGCCAGCGCCCCCTGCACCGTGACGCAGGGCGGACGCGACGTCTCGGCCGACGTGCCCGAGGACATTGACGGCGTGCAGCGGACCGCGCCGCTGTCGATCTGCGCCCACGAGTGGGACGCTGGCTGTCAGTGACGCGGGTTGGCCCGAGTGGTGGGGCTTCAGAAGAACTGGTTCGGATCCCCCCACTGACTCCAGAGCAGCTGGCCTGAGAACTTCTCGATGAGGCATCCGCGATCCGTGACACGCATGCGCGCGTCCCCGGCGTAGCCCGAGGTCGAGGTCAACACGCGGAAGCTCGGGTCGCACATGAAGAACACACCGCCGAGCAAGATGCCGTAGGTCGCTGGCACACGATCGGCGCTCAGCTGCTTCGGGGCGGGGGCCGCCTGCCAGAACTGAAGGCCGCTCGCCTGGTCCAGCGTGAGGTAGTGG encodes:
- a CDS encoding RNA polymerase sigma factor, translating into MTSSVPDAATALASPVTADVAGVPTLTELFRTHHPFVWRMVRHLGIPPSSLDDATQEVFVIAGRKLPELPSLAQPRAWLFGIARGLAANWRRSSERRRAREDAWVQAEPSPLAQPDRELERRQAAASVETFLAELGEPFATTLVLVDVEGLSAPEVAEATGAALNTVYSRLRTARQRFDRFVESLDAGAP
- a CDS encoding DUF1565 domain-containing protein — translated: MRLDLLRTSVVPLVLLAPACGDGGGGSGSASDDATGGATHAGTSGEGPTTAGNTGSTGTASLDSSADGGSSNDAGSSGALDTTATATAGSDSGGSDTTGDTTGGIGGEPNVLYVHPGGSNGDPGTIEAPMRTIQWAIARAVEQGGIDTIRVAQGDYAYDYGNDDHVVVADGVSLVGGYASDWSARDPWQYVTRLVDESQFIGSTEDVPHRAIEVPQDVAADTVIDGFEVGVAVGQFRAGILVFGDATIRNCRLLPTIAFESVSTVGVRILGGDPTLVSNRFAFDVEEAQGVAVGIDAEDSDGVFAGNVIDMTSGGSFQYGVRLSLGAPQIVANSIWLESSTNEVGVWLQSATPVIDNNLIEAEDFDGVCVWSVGGASVPTAMRNNLLDCYYTMFGSDPLRNWQTVMELENSLIGATDNVKLQALVTDPQQDMALAASAPCTVTQGGRDVSADVPEDIDGVQRTAPLSICAHEWDAGCQ